Proteins encoded by one window of Cheilinus undulatus linkage group 13, ASM1832078v1, whole genome shotgun sequence:
- the c13h14orf119 gene encoding uncharacterized protein C14orf119 homolog, translated as MSWFSHVDQASIPQQPPQPTDGFRLNHNSGFRGPTEVSPSMATQHWTGFHGTPSPEDFPSAPQGVVSPPSLEKLSCSSPSTGHMGEPVPISYVSLQEQRCVLSWFKGWTATQRERFLQDLLGKAVPGKVCTLLDSLSTLQVKDRLPNIFECQLRLWTQWFESWGEEERNHFLHMLEEWDPVFVAHFYRCVAGTAGRD; from the exons ATGTCGTGGTTCAGTCATGTCGACCAAGCCTCAATTCCGCAGCAACCACCGCAGCCCACTGACGGCTTCAGACTCAACCATAACTCCGGGTTCAGAGGTCCGACGGAGGTATCACCCTCCATGGCTACACAACACTGGACCGGCTTCCACGGCACCCCCAGCCCGGAGGACTTCCCTTCGGCTCCACAGGGAGTAGTCAGCCCTCCAAGCCTTGAGAAACTGTCTTGCTCTTCACCTAGTACAGGTCATATGGGAGAACCGGTGCCAATCTCCTATGTAAGCCTCCAGGAGCAGAGGTGCGTCCTGAGCTGGTTCAAGGGCTGGACCGCCACCCAGAGGGAGCGATTCCTGCAGGATCTTCTGGGGAAAGCTGTGCCGGGGAAAGTCTGTACCCTCCTAGATTCTCTCAGTACTCTTCAG GTTAAAGACAGACTACCAAACATCTTTGAATGCCAGCTGCGCCTGTGGACCCAGTGGTTCGAGTCTtggggagaggaggagaggaaccaTTTTCTGCACATGCTGGAGGAATGGGACCCAGTTTTTGTCGCCCATTTTTACAGATGTGTAGCTGGAACAGCAGGGAGAGACTGA